Genomic window (Arachis hypogaea cultivar Tifrunner chromosome 13, arahy.Tifrunner.gnm2.J5K5, whole genome shotgun sequence):
aactaatttcagagCTTAAtttcaaaaacagaaaaagaaggaaatcgaaaaaaaaaaagaaagagaacgcAGAGAGAACGCACAGAAACGAAGGAAGAAAAGACACAAAGAATGTAGAGATGGAAGATCGAAAACGCTGacgaattttgaaaaagaaaacaaaattctttCGAAAAAGGTAGTTATGTATTTGCGCGTTGATTGAAAAATTAGTTAGATTAATGGCGTATGAGGTGAATTAGGTTAAAGAAACTTGTATGGACTTGTATcaaaaaatgacttgtatgtgaagaatatttgttatttatttaagttATAATTAGTTATTACAATCAATTATACAAAATATCAAACCATACTATTCCtgactaaatatatataaattgccTAACTTTGTCTAGTCACTAAGGGCCCGTTTGGGAAACTTCAAAAGAAACTTTTTtgaacttttgacttatgaaaagtagtagtagttaggggtgcacagacccggcccggcccgaaggcccggcccggtcccgaacacttttggggctaatttggtgtgatttcatcgggtttagggccgggtaagggtctcaaaaatagacccggtcattatttcgggtcgggtccgggccatagcttgggtcacccgaagtcggcccggtgacccggtcatcatacacaattaatattttgtgttattagtgatggatcatgactattcttatgtggaatttaagtattgtaaatcttaatattttgtgttattagtcattataaaactataagttaatgttttatgtttagaatgcataagactttagactaatgcataatattgtgttatttgtattgatttaaatatttggtattattagacaatattagtattgattgtggttatactttagtattgattgtggttatgctttaattttgaagaatggttggttcttgttatatttttctaagtgaattttaccatgttaaataatggttggagttttagaaatttggatatttttacatgctagcttacaagaaggtatcaacgtaatgtaatgttaacggcccggttttcacccggtttttacccggtataattgtggcccgaaagtgtattggtttcatcgggtctagggacgggttcgggtctaataaatagacccggtgtatatttcgggccgggtctgggtcacatcaaacccggcttcacccggcccatgtgcacccctagtagtagtattaatgtctggtgtaattttcaaaaccaaattgcagctttctaagaagctatttaggagcttatagagaagttaaaaaaaaataacttctctcataatactactacttttgatcacatttctataaaataagcacttttaaagctaaaaacccaaatacaaaataacttatttataagctactttaaatatagtcatttattgtataagctattttgtcaaaaagagcttaattaagttgtttactcAAACTGGGCCTAAATCCTACCACATTAACTAAGTCATTAAAACCTAAACATCTAAACTAATTATtcactgaaaataaaataaaaaaaaattactaacctcaaAATCTAAAGCTCCAGCTACGTGCCAAGTAGCATTCAGTCTATTAATGTCCCCATCGCAAACATATTCTCGGGGCCATATTTACTTAAGAAACTCGAACTTAAACGTTTAGAAatgaacaaaatttttaaaaactatttaaatGCACAACAATCTCGGCTGCTGTAACTTTATATATGCATCCGAGCATATATCGGATGCTGAGACCCAAATTAGCCAAATTGTACATATCTCGAGTACTGAGACCCCTTTCTAAATTGTCACATATCTCGGGTGCTCAGTCCCCAATCTCCATAATAACACATATCTTGTGTGCATTCAAGATATGTCTTAGCGTCGCACGGTCACAACACAGGGTCTCAGACACCAAAATATGTTTCATTTTTAACTTATCCTTCAACATCCGAGATGTATAAGAGTACGCATTTTTGTAAATACctcacattttattttttttcgtaatttacatatttatttaatttaaataaaaaaatccaacaatAAAAGAGTATTGTAATGACCAACATATTTTAGTAAATAGTAATCAAACAAACATAATTTCTCCTAAGAGTTTTGTTAGGGAGATATTGAGAAATCTTGACATTGTGAACAATGGACTGATTTATTGGCCCAcggtgaattaaaaaataaaaaacacctcCTAAACTCTAATTACAAAAACTTTTACCTTCCTCCTCccccatttttaaattttaaccatTTCTTACTCACTACCAAACTCCAAAATATGACAAAATaaccatcaaattttaaatttcaaattttaataatgtGATCCTCCGCAGTCCCAACAGCACCGTGAGCTCCCTCAGCAGCCCCCAACAGCACCATGAACTCCCTCCTCccaattaaaataaccatctgatTATATATAAAACTAATCACCCCTCAAAATGTTTAGTCTTTATGCTTCAACCAAATCCAATAAAATAATCATCTAAATGCTCATTAAAACAACCATTTGCATATCTATTGCATTGAACATTCAGATTATTTTAATTGTACTTACGTAAATAACCATCTGCATTAGGcataaaaataaccatccgccGACCTATTGTAATGAACATCCGCATAAAAAAAAAGACTTTTACTTTTGTACCTGGTTGATCTCTTGTGGGAGTTGTAAAGTACAATTACCGTTTGAAGGAATATAATCATAAATGATTATTGATGATGGTGTAGCATAATTTTCTTCACCCATCGTGCTTGTGTGAGGAGAAGAGAGAGGCTTCCTATTCTCGGATTTGCTACCACAGTGTGCCAACGGGGTTTTGCGGTGACCGGTTGTGGCGGGATCCAGGGGGTGCAGTGTTGAACTGTTGCTAGTTGCGCGGTAACTAGACGTGGCCGTGGCAACGGGGAAGAAAGGAAGGACCTGCCGAGGATCTGATATGACAACGGAGAGACCAGGTGCGGTTTTGGTCGGCCAGAACCACGCGGCATCAGCAGAACGGTCGGCCGAGGGTTGCTGCGACATCAATGTCGGGCACCAATGGGTGGGAGGTTTTGATGAGATGTTGAGTAACTGTACGTATTGAAacatttaattgctaattttagttttttaaaatttaaaatttgaaattaatcaaaaatctgattattaattataatttaatttttttattttaattcattgttCATATTATTCATAATAGTCATTGTTTTCCTATACGTTCTCTTCTTGTAAAACAAATTTGAAGGCTCATCTACAAACTTGAAGACAAactccatccaaattccaaatttACTAAGCTAGTAAAGTAATCCGAGATCGTAACCTAAGCAATCGATAATGGAATTACGCAAAAAGCTTATATCCAAATGACCTAAGAAAGTATGCTTTTTAAAGTTGTGTTTGGTTGGTGTCCTCTAGacacaaaaacacaaacacaaatatataagtagacataaacatagatatatagaaatatttttatcatgtttgGAATGATACACATAACAATGATATCtaatttaaatatctattttaCCCCAAGTATAATTATATTCCTTATTTTTACCATCAATACTAATTTTTCAACCTCAATCTAAGTCAATATcatcaacaaaatttaattactagttcaacaatttaaattaaaaattgaaacaaaataaaaaatttcaacaattatattttttaaaaataagaaactaatccgaaataaaaaaatagaaatgaagATGAGAGGGATGTGATTAGAGTTGAGAAAAATGacataaacaaaaaagaaagtgATAAAAAatgcaaatttaacaaaaaaaataaatagaaggacTAGGAATAAATCTGAAAAATGATGGTGGTGATGCAGTGAGACCGTGACAGCGATAATCCGTGACAGCGATTATTCGCGACAACGAGGATGGGGCGACGTGGTGACCCGTAACTGCAAGAAAATAAGGCACAATGAGATGCAGTGGAGGAGGAGCGACAATCAGCGACGGCGAGAATGGGGCGACGCGGTGACCCTTAACCacgagaggaggaggaggagtgaCTGTAGTGAAAGATGAcactaaagaaaaagaagaaggtggGAGAAGAAGAGACTAAATGATGAGAATAAATTTAGAATAACAAAAAAGTATATTTgtccaaaaattaaatttaagttGTGTTGATACTATTTTGAGTTtccaatgataaaaataaaagctaGACCGTAGCTACTCTATTTCATTGTATTTTGATGGTTTACCCTACTTTGCATAAAAATTTCTAAAACTTTTAGTTGAGCCAATTTTTGGTAGAGGTAGTCAGATAGACACCTTAATTGTTTGGTTCAATCCGAGTCCtatgtaattaattataattttcgaaatttaattgtTCCAAATATGCTTCGTCTTGAGGTAATAAATTTCTGTCAATCGTAACTTATAATGTACGGACACTGATACGAATATGAAACACGACACGATACGAAATGCACgaacacacaaattttaaaattttataagacacaggaatatataaagtattttttagataaattataatgatattttgatattttattgatattaaaatataaaataattttttgattatttttaatatcttttttaattatgtaaaatatttaaaatatttttcttttaataaataataatatatattatttctaaactcattttaaaaatatatgttaagaataatgCAAAACATGCTGACAGGTGATGTTATATAAATATGTCTAAATATGtccgaaatttttttattaaaatatgtttGAACATACTAAATACGTACGTTAGACGAACGTCAAAAATATTGTATCTAAAATGTGTCTAATATACAAATATAATGACTCGGTCAAATATTTGTACTTTATAGATAGTAACTATTTCTACAAAAATTGGATTTGTACTAAACCTGGGGAGTCTATACTAAGATTCATCCATATTTCACTTCACCTAAATTTTAACAAATgaactaaatttaatttttgaatattttatttttcttgtaacATTACCCGGCATTTGTGGTGAACAACCCGACCCAAGgctggatttttttttatttttgttgatttcGGCTCAACTCTCAAGCATATTCTTCTCCTTTTGTCCTTTTAGAGTCTTTTACTCATATCTTTGTCTCTCAACGCTCAGCTGAAacaattattttgaatttgtgtCACCACTCACCAGTGTTCTTTCATTGGTCCTTCATTCTAAATGGATTTGGTGTTCCCCCTGAAACCCCAAACCGCGTTTCTCAAAGTACCCTCCTCTTCAGCCCTCTTCCTCCCCCTTCCTTTCAAGTCCCTTCGTCTTCGTCCAATCTCAGCTACTTCCAAGAACCTCAGGGTTCACTGCGAGCTTGAAAGCAGAGTCAATGGCGCTATTTCTGGTGACTTTGATCCCCGCTTTGTTGACAGGGTACACATATCCCCGTATTCTCTGTATATTTTCTCTTGTTTCATTACCTGATTATCTCTCTCTCTAAGTTTGGTCCCGGTAAGTTCCGATAAGTCAAAAGTCAAAATAGTCCTTTAACAAatgttagtcaaattagtcctttgCAATGAGTTAGGTTAGTCCTTCAAGATTGAGACCCCTCAAGGGATTCATCTGACTTACGTTTGTTACTTACGATGACTATTGAAACCTACAAGACCGAAATGACTGGGGCATAAAGTTTTTTGAACATTTGTTGTAACTTCTGTGTTCCGGTGAATTATCATCATGCATCTCTGTTGGAGAAAGCTTTCCTTTATATAAGAGTTCTACGGTTTTatcgtctttttctttttttttttgtggaattTTCATCAGCTGATTAAGTATGCtatcaaaaatggaaaaaaatggtACAGAGATTCTAACATATGATTGATAGCATCTCTAGAAAGATGTTGATTTCCAAGCAGCTGTTAAGCACTTGGTTGTTCTCTTTTGCGGGCATGCATCTCTGAAGCTCATTAAGTTGTTGATTAGGTTTAAAAGGTGATGAAGAGGTGCAGTTTCTAAACTAGATTTTAGAAGGCCTATGATAAGGTTGGGTTGGATTTTTCCATAATATTGGAAAGGGGTTCCTCTCCTTACTCCTTGGGGGATTGCATCACTTTTATTATGTCTTCCTTATCTTGTGTTCTTTCTTACACCTTTTATGAATGCTACTGTTGTTGGGATTATGTTGTCGAGTTGAATGTATGTTTTACACATTTCCCTGAAAAATTTGGATCTCCCTAACTTGTCTAAGATCTCctttaattcaaatggcaatggcTTGTTCCTGATGAATTGTATTCTTTTTGGCATTATAATGAGCAAGTTCATATTTACTGGAATAGATGGGACATAGGAGGCATTTCAGGAGACGTGCTTATTTTAGTTGACtctctttttctagttcatatcAGGGGGTTTTCTTATTACTTGATTATCTTTCAATTTTCAAACCATAAGATGCTGCCACGGTTCATCTTCTCACTTGTTTAGAGGGGAATCTGTAATTGTTTAAAAGGAAATTTTAATTGTATGTTTGTCAAGAATTGTCTGTCAAGAGAAGATAGACAATATTGTAAAAGAGTGATGTGTGAGATATATTCAATAACACAGTGTTTATGTGAAATTTATAGCTTCTATATATGTATGATTGCTCTTTTAGATTGTCATATTACAATATTCAAAATTTCTCCTTATCATCTTTTCTATTCTTCCCTAATATCTTAATGTTTGAAATAGCATTTTATAACATTGTCTATTCTGCTTTAATTCATGTATAGTTTCTTAAAGTGgttttatttatctgttttaaaGAAATCATGATGTGAGCATTGCCCATAAGTGTAGTTGTTGTTCCATTTTTACTGAATGATCAATGGATAGCTGATGGATATTTTCGTATTAACTTTCTGCTCAACGagttttaaatttgttttaactGACAATGAAATATTTGTTCCAGCAAAAAGCACTAGAAGCAGCAATGAATGACATAAACAATTCTTTTGGAAAGGGAAGTGTTACAAGATTGGGCAGTGCTGGGGGAGCTTTAGTGTATGTATCTTCATATTTGTAgttatttttaatcacatattTTCCTAATCTATTGTATTATATTTAAGGGAAAAAAAATGTCAAATTGTGGCCTGACTATTTTCTGTCATAtaaatccccccccccccccccaaaaaaaatcaTCCTGAATGTTGCAGTGAAACATTTCCTAGTGGCTGTTTGACCTTGGACTGTGCTTTAGGTGGCGGTCTTCCGAAAGGTAGAATTGTTGAGGTATTGTTGCCTGGTATATGTTTGTGGTCACTGTTCTTTTAGTTTTTCGCACCATCTTATTTACAACTTTTAGGTTTCTGGAGTGAGGAGTAAGTAAAATAATTGGGTGTGAATTATGAAGAATGAGATATATTTGTAAGCTGCAAGGATTGGGTCATTGGGGTTTTATTCAATTGGTATTTGTTACTAGTTTTGGTGTTTTATGGCATCTTCAACAAGTTAGGATTGCTCGGTTACCATGCTGGAAATTTCTCATTGGTTTCTTTGTGTACATTACTTTGAAAGACGTACTAGCTGAATGGTGGATTTGTACTGCTTATGGAGTTAtggaccttttttatttttattttacctgcACTTTAGTTTACCTTTTCCccattttcatcttgtttctctcTGTACCCTGACCTGTGTTTATCAATCTTCATACGTAGTGCTTAACCTGTATAGGAGTATGTTACTGTAGTTTGGGAGGGCTTCTGATAAAACTATCCGAAAAAGCTGGTTTATGCGTTATTGCTCCTTGATTCTTTTGTTCATGAATTTACACATGATAGGGttgttgattctttttattacTTTATGCCTGAATTGTTCTGTCATGGTCAAACTGACATTATCTTCTGACTATATTTCTAGATATTTGGACCAGAAAGCAGTGGGAAGACTACCATTGCACTTCATGCTATTGCAGAAGTGCAGGTAATTCATTTATATGACAATAATGTACTTGATGTAAATATGTTTTGAGACCAACGTGCAGTTCTATTTTTGATGTCTAGAAACTAGGAGGAAATGCAATGCTCGTTGATGCTGAGCACGCCTTTGATCCAGCATACTCTAAATCATTAGGAGTGGATGTAGAAAATTTGATTGTCTGCCAACCTGATCACGGAGAGATGGCTCTTGAGAGTAATATCTATGCCTTTAAGTGGTTGGGTTGAAATGGATAAGCTAATGTTTTGCATTGTCCTTGCTGCATAGCAGGTTGCTGTATTGGATCTATGAGTTGATCGAAATTTCTATATTACAGTTGCAGATCGAATGTGTAGATCTGGTGCCGTAGATCTCATTTGTGTGGATTCTGTCTCAGCTCTCACTCCACGAGCAGAAATTGAGGTAACAGACTAACAGTTACTTTTGTTATTTATAGGTAGCTTTGTTTTATAATTTAGgcaattgaatttcatttctaaCTCTTCTTCATAATACATAGGGTGAGATTGGAATGCAGCAAATGGGGTTGCAAGCTCGCCTTATGAGTCAAGCTTTACGCAAGATGTCTGGAAATGCCTCAAAAGCTGGCTGTAcactaatatttttgaatcaaataagATATAAGGTATTTGCATTTGTGTTTGATTAGTTTAACCTTCTTGTCAAGGATTGCATGCACTCATATAGGTACTGTAAATTCACATCACTTAATTATATAATTTCAATGATGTGTTGAGATATGTTaaatattttggttttatttttatgatttatcttaatTGTTTTGTAGATTGGCGTCTATTATGGAAATCCAGAAGTGACAAGTGGTGGAATTGCATTGAAGTTCTTTGCGTCAGTTCGGCTAGAAGTTCGTCCTATAGGGAAGATAAAGTCTGTAAGCACAATAACTTTCTTGATATATTGTTATGTATTATTTTAAACATGGGAGTTGCATTTCTCCTTAACATACTATCATTAattactttttcttatttttacttttattttttttttcccacAATAGCAATGAGGTTTGAACCTAGAACCTCATGCATACTACCTAAACCCTCACCACTAGGACCAATCCTAGTGGCTTTCGTGCAAAGAATTACTTGTTACTTTATAATCTTTAATCATTATTTCAAAATTCTTTAGTATTAAGcattaatgttaattttattttaggctAAAGGAGATGAAGAAATTG
Coding sequences:
- the LOC112737943 gene encoding DNA repair protein recA homolog 1, chloroplastic, encoding MDLVFPLKPQTAFLKVPSSSALFLPLPFKSLRLRPISATSKNLRVHCELESRVNGAISGDFDPRFVDRQKALEAAMNDINNSFGKGSVTRLGSAGGALVETFPSGCLTLDCALGGGLPKGRIVEIFGPESSGKTTIALHAIAEVQKLGGNAMLVDAEHAFDPAYSKSLGVDVENLIVCQPDHGEMALEIADRMCRSGAVDLICVDSVSALTPRAEIEGEIGMQQMGLQARLMSQALRKMSGNASKAGCTLIFLNQIRYKIGVYYGNPEVTSGGIALKFFASVRLEVRPIGKIKSAKGDEEIGLKVRARVQKSKVSRPYKIAEFEIIFGEGVSKLGCILDCAEILDIVLKKGSWYSYGDHRLGQGREKAIQYLKENTHILEEIEKVVRSSLVEGTNQTNLAFTKSGPVLHQDDDIFDEGQ